One Mycobacterium kubicae genomic window carries:
- a CDS encoding cutinase family protein encodes MGTYRDMISRHVARFVGPAVITAWGMSASILSGSAVPIASAEPCPDAEVVFARGTGEAPGVGPTGEAFINDLRPRIGGKSLGVYAVNYPASDQWATGVDGVRDAGAHVNNMAHTCPKTQMVLSGFSQGAAVMGFVTSAAVPDGVDPNTVPRPLDPEVANHVSSVVLFGLPNTRAMEFLGQPPVAIGPLYQAKTMKICATDDPVCSEGLNFAAHNSYADGGAMIDQGAAFAASRLGAAPGGPPPPPAEPSGFGE; translated from the coding sequence ATGGGCACTTATCGCGACATGATTTCACGGCACGTTGCTCGCTTCGTCGGTCCGGCGGTGATCACCGCGTGGGGGATGAGCGCATCGATTCTTTCCGGCTCTGCCGTCCCGATCGCTTCCGCCGAGCCCTGCCCTGATGCAGAGGTGGTCTTCGCGCGCGGCACCGGTGAGGCTCCGGGTGTCGGGCCGACGGGCGAGGCCTTCATCAACGATTTACGTCCGCGCATCGGCGGGAAGTCGTTGGGCGTGTATGCGGTCAACTACCCCGCCAGCGACCAGTGGGCGACGGGTGTGGACGGGGTTCGGGACGCCGGCGCCCACGTGAACAACATGGCGCACACGTGTCCCAAGACGCAGATGGTGCTCAGCGGCTTCTCCCAAGGAGCGGCCGTGATGGGGTTCGTCACGTCGGCGGCAGTCCCGGACGGGGTGGACCCCAACACTGTGCCGCGACCGCTGGATCCCGAGGTGGCCAATCACGTCAGCTCCGTTGTGCTGTTCGGCTTGCCGAATACCCGCGCCATGGAGTTCTTGGGTCAGCCGCCGGTCGCTATCGGCCCGCTGTATCAAGCCAAGACGATGAAGATATGCGCCACCGATGACCCGGTGTGCTCGGAGGGGCTGAACTTCGCCGCGCACAACAGCTACGCCGACGGTGGGGCCATGATCGACCAGGGTGCGGCCTTCGCGGCCAGCCGCCTTGGCGCTGCCCCGGGCGGTCCGCCGCCTCCGCCGGCCGAGCCAAGCGGCTTCGGCGAGTGA
- a CDS encoding TIGR02234 family membrane protein, producing MSSERRPGRRTVAIAQVLLVLAAAALWTASRLPWVVIRSFDGLGPPKDVTLSGASWSTALLPLAVLLLAAAIAALAVRGWPLRALAVLLAAASFAIGYLGVSFWVVPDVAARGAELAHVPLVTLVGSARRYPGAVISVVAALGTLIAAVLLLRSAATSASSSGDTTKYVTPAARRSMARQADADSGEESGSHMSERMIWDALDEGEDPTDAPRESDTEGR from the coding sequence GTGAGTTCTGAACGTCGGCCGGGCCGTCGCACCGTCGCGATCGCGCAGGTGTTGCTGGTCCTGGCCGCTGCGGCGTTATGGACCGCGTCGCGATTGCCGTGGGTGGTCATCCGCTCGTTCGACGGGCTGGGCCCGCCCAAGGACGTGACCTTGTCCGGTGCGTCCTGGTCGACGGCGTTGCTGCCGCTGGCGGTGCTGTTGCTGGCCGCGGCCATCGCCGCGCTCGCGGTCCGTGGTTGGCCGCTGCGGGCGCTGGCCGTGCTGTTGGCCGCGGCGAGTTTCGCGATCGGCTACCTGGGCGTCAGCTTCTGGGTCGTGCCCGACGTGGCGGCGCGGGGGGCAGAGTTGGCGCACGTGCCACTGGTCACCCTGGTGGGCAGCGCACGCCGCTACCCCGGAGCGGTGATCTCGGTGGTCGCGGCGCTGGGGACCTTGATCGCCGCGGTGCTATTGCTGCGGTCAGCCGCCACCTCCGCATCGTCTTCCGGGGACACCACCAAGTACGTAACCCCGGCCGCGCGGCGTTCGATGGCGCGGCAGGCCGACGCCGACTCGGGCGAAGAAAGCGGTTCTCACATGTCGGAGCGGATGATCTGGGATGCTCTCGACGAGGGAGAAGACCCAACCGACGCGCCGCGCGAGTCGGACACCGAGGGTCGGTGA
- a CDS encoding anthranilate synthase component I — translation MHANLATTTTREHFRALAAEHRVVPVTRKVLADSETPLSAYRKLAANRPGTFLLESAENGRSWSRWSFIGAGAPTALTVRDGQAVWLGAVPHDAPTGGDPIQALHATLELLATAALPGLPPLSGGMVGFFAYDMVRRLERLPELAVDDLALPDMLLLLATDVAAVDHHEGTITLIANAVNWNGTDERVDWAYDDAVARLDVMTAALGQPLPSTVATFSKPEPRHRAQRTVEEYGKIVDYLVEQIAAGEAFQVVPSQRFEMDTDVDAIDVYRMLRVTNPSPYMYLLQVPNQAGALDFSIVGSSPEALVTVHDGQATTHPIAGTRWRGETDEEDQLLEKELLSDEKELAEHLMLVDLGRNDLGRVCAPGTVRVEDYSHIERYSHVMHLVSTVTGSLAEGRTALDAVTACFPAGTLSGAPKVRAMELIEEVEKTRRGLYGGVVGYLDFAGNADFAIAIRTALMRNGTAYVQAGGGVVADSNGTYEYNEARNKARAVLNAIAAAETLTAPDAGQG, via the coding sequence GTGCACGCCAACCTCGCCACCACGACGACGCGGGAACATTTCCGCGCGCTGGCGGCCGAGCACCGGGTGGTCCCGGTGACCCGGAAGGTGCTGGCCGACAGCGAAACGCCGCTCTCGGCCTACCGCAAGCTCGCCGCCAACCGGCCCGGCACCTTCCTGCTGGAGTCAGCCGAGAACGGCCGGTCGTGGTCGCGGTGGTCGTTCATCGGGGCGGGCGCGCCGACCGCGCTGACCGTGCGGGACGGCCAAGCGGTTTGGCTGGGCGCCGTACCGCACGACGCGCCCACCGGCGGCGACCCGATCCAGGCGCTGCACGCCACCCTGGAGCTGCTGGCCACCGCCGCGCTGCCGGGGCTGCCGCCGCTGTCGGGTGGCATGGTCGGCTTCTTCGCCTACGACATGGTTCGCCGCCTGGAGCGCCTGCCGGAGCTAGCCGTCGACGACCTGGCCCTGCCCGACATGTTGCTGCTGCTTGCCACTGATGTGGCCGCGGTCGACCACCATGAGGGCACCATCACCCTGATCGCCAATGCGGTGAACTGGAACGGGACTGACGAACGGGTCGACTGGGCCTACGACGACGCGGTCGCGCGGCTGGACGTCATGACCGCCGCGCTGGGTCAGCCGTTGCCCTCCACGGTGGCCACGTTCAGCAAACCTGAGCCGCGCCACCGCGCGCAGCGCACCGTCGAGGAGTACGGCAAGATCGTCGACTACCTGGTCGAGCAGATCGCCGCCGGGGAGGCGTTCCAGGTGGTGCCGTCCCAGCGCTTCGAGATGGACACTGACGTCGACGCCATCGACGTGTACCGAATGCTGCGCGTGACCAACCCAAGCCCGTACATGTATTTGCTGCAGGTGCCGAATCAGGCTGGCGCGCTTGACTTTTCCATCGTCGGGTCCAGCCCGGAGGCGCTGGTCACGGTGCACGACGGTCAGGCCACCACGCACCCGATCGCCGGCACCCGGTGGCGTGGCGAGACCGACGAAGAAGATCAGTTGCTGGAAAAGGAACTGCTGTCCGACGAGAAGGAACTGGCCGAGCACCTGATGCTGGTCGACCTGGGCCGCAATGACCTCGGCCGGGTCTGCGCGCCCGGCACGGTGCGTGTGGAGGACTACAGCCACATCGAGCGCTATAGCCACGTCATGCACCTGGTGTCGACGGTGACCGGGTCACTCGCCGAGGGCCGCACCGCCCTCGACGCGGTGACCGCCTGCTTCCCGGCCGGCACCTTGTCCGGCGCGCCGAAGGTGCGGGCCATGGAACTCATCGAAGAGGTCGAAAAGACCCGGCGCGGACTGTACGGCGGTGTCGTCGGATATCTGGACTTCGCCGGCAACGCTGACTTCGCGATCGCGATACGCACCGCCCTGATGCGCAATGGCACCGCCTACGTGCAGGCAGGCGGCGGCGTGGTGGCCGACTCCAACGGAACCTACGAGTACAACGAGGCGCGCAACAAAGCGCGCGCGGTGCTCAACGCGATCGCCGCCGCCGAAACCCTGACGGCACCGGATGCGGGTCAAGGGTGA
- a CDS encoding NINE protein has protein sequence MTDQPSAAEPGPPYQQPGYPPPFPPPYHPEYSRPSGYYDPSAPFGRHPVTGQPFSDKSKTVAGLLQLLGLFGIAGMGRIYIGQTGLGVIQLLVGWFTCGVGAIVWGTIDALLILTDRVADPSGRPLRDGT, from the coding sequence GTGACCGACCAGCCATCGGCCGCCGAGCCTGGCCCCCCGTACCAGCAGCCGGGATACCCGCCGCCGTTTCCACCGCCATACCACCCCGAATACTCGCGGCCGAGCGGTTACTACGACCCCTCGGCCCCGTTCGGTCGTCATCCCGTGACCGGCCAACCGTTCTCGGACAAGTCGAAAACGGTGGCCGGCTTGCTGCAGTTGCTCGGACTCTTCGGAATCGCCGGTATGGGCCGCATTTACATCGGTCAGACCGGGTTGGGCGTCATCCAACTGTTGGTGGGCTGGTTCACCTGCGGCGTGGGCGCGATCGTCTGGGGCACCATCGACGCATTACTGATACTGACCGACCGCGTTGCCGACCCGTCCGGTCGGCCGTTGCGCGATGGAACCTGA
- the trpA gene encoding tryptophan synthase subunit alpha: protein MMTVEQSETSRLGPLFESCRSDDRAALIGYLPTGYPDVKTSVAAMTALVEAGCDIVEVGVPYSDPGMDGPTIQRATEAALSGGVRVRDTLAAVEAISQAGGSAVVMTYWNPVLRYGIDAFARDLAAAGGQGLITPDLIPDEAQQWIAASQQHRLDRIFLVAPASTPERLVNTVNASRGFVYAASTMGVTGARDAVSHAAPQLVARVKEVSDIPVGVGLGVRSKEQAAQIGSYADGVIVGSALVSALGEGLPALRKLTEELATGVRQRISA from the coding sequence ATGATGACGGTCGAACAAAGCGAAACAAGTCGGTTGGGGCCGCTGTTCGAGTCGTGTCGCAGCGACGATCGCGCGGCCCTGATCGGCTACCTGCCCACCGGTTATCCCGATGTGAAGACGTCGGTGGCGGCGATGACCGCCCTCGTCGAAGCCGGTTGTGACATCGTCGAAGTGGGTGTGCCGTATTCCGATCCTGGCATGGACGGGCCGACGATTCAGCGGGCCACCGAGGCGGCGCTGAGTGGGGGAGTACGGGTCCGCGACACCCTGGCGGCCGTCGAGGCGATCAGTCAAGCCGGTGGCAGCGCCGTGGTGATGACGTACTGGAACCCCGTGTTGCGCTACGGAATCGACGCGTTCGCCCGAGACCTGGCCGCGGCCGGCGGGCAAGGTTTGATCACCCCTGACCTCATCCCGGACGAGGCGCAGCAGTGGATCGCGGCGTCGCAACAACATCGGTTGGACCGAATCTTCCTGGTGGCACCGGCGTCGACACCCGAGCGCTTGGTGAACACGGTCAACGCGTCGCGCGGATTCGTCTATGCGGCATCCACGATGGGCGTGACCGGCGCCCGTGACGCCGTCTCGCACGCCGCCCCACAGTTGGTGGCCAGGGTCAAGGAGGTGTCGGACATACCCGTCGGCGTCGGACTGGGCGTGCGCTCCAAAGAGCAGGCCGCGCAGATCGGCAGCTACGCCGACGGCGTGATCGTCGGTTCGGCCTTGGTCTCCGCGTTGGGCGAGGGTCTGCCTGCCCTGCGGAAACTGACCGAGGAACTCGCCACTGGTGTGCGGCAGAGGATCTCCGCATGA
- the trpC gene encoding indole-3-glycerol phosphate synthase TrpC codes for MSPATVLDSILEGVRADVAAREARVSLAEIKAAAAAAPPPRDVMAALRQPGIGVIAEVKRASPSAGSLATIADPAKLAQAYEDGGARIISVLTEERRFHGSLDDLDAVRAAVSIPVLRKDFVVQPYQIHEARAHGADMLLLIVAALDQSALVSMLDRTESLGMTALVEVHTEEEADRALQAGASVIGVNARDLMTLKVDRDCFARIAPGLPSKVIRIAESGVRGTGDLLAYAGAGADAVLVGEGLVKSGDPRAAVADLVTAGTHPSCPKPVR; via the coding sequence ATGAGTCCGGCAACCGTGCTTGACTCCATCCTCGAGGGGGTCCGGGCCGACGTTGCCGCGCGCGAAGCCCGCGTGAGTCTCGCGGAAATCAAGGCGGCCGCAGCAGCAGCGCCGCCTCCGCGCGACGTGATGGCCGCACTGCGCCAGCCCGGCATCGGCGTCATCGCCGAAGTCAAGCGCGCCAGCCCATCGGCCGGGTCTTTGGCCACCATCGCCGATCCGGCGAAGCTCGCCCAGGCCTACGAGGACGGCGGCGCGCGAATCATCAGCGTGCTGACCGAGGAGCGGCGCTTTCACGGTTCCCTCGACGATCTCGACGCGGTCCGTGCCGCCGTCTCAATCCCGGTGCTGCGCAAGGACTTCGTGGTGCAGCCCTACCAGATCCACGAGGCCCGCGCGCACGGCGCCGACATGTTGCTGCTCATCGTCGCCGCGTTGGACCAATCGGCCTTGGTGTCGATGCTGGACCGCACCGAATCACTGGGTATGACCGCGTTGGTCGAGGTGCACACCGAAGAAGAAGCCGATCGCGCGTTGCAGGCCGGCGCCAGCGTGATCGGCGTCAACGCACGCGATCTGATGACGCTCAAGGTCGACCGCGATTGTTTCGCGAGAATCGCCCCCGGGCTGCCCAGCAAGGTGATCAGAATCGCCGAATCCGGTGTGCGGGGCACCGGTGATCTACTGGCTTACGCGGGTGCAGGTGCTGATGCTGTGCTGGTCGGTGAAGGTCTGGTCAAGAGCGGTGACCCACGCGCCGCGGTTGCCGACCTGGTTACCGCGGGCACCCATCCGTCCTGTCCCAAACCGGTTCGCTAA
- a CDS encoding DUF2752 domain-containing protein — MEPEQASRPPGLRGHRGGAYAAAGSAVLLAGALGYVALVDPHNTNSVYPQCPFKAFTGWNCPACGGLRMMHDLLHGDLAASINDNIFLLVGLPLLAGWVITRRYRGRTALSIPAVVTVVVAMIAWTVVRNLPGFPLMPTISGG, encoded by the coding sequence ATGGAACCTGAACAAGCCTCCCGGCCACCGGGGCTTCGTGGTCACCGGGGCGGCGCATACGCCGCTGCTGGTTCGGCCGTCCTGCTGGCGGGCGCGCTCGGATACGTCGCACTCGTGGACCCGCACAACACGAACTCGGTCTACCCGCAGTGCCCGTTCAAAGCCTTCACCGGCTGGAATTGCCCGGCCTGTGGCGGCCTACGGATGATGCACGATCTGCTGCACGGCGACCTGGCCGCCAGCATCAACGACAACATCTTCTTGCTGGTCGGCCTACCCCTGTTGGCCGGCTGGGTGATCACGCGCCGCTACCGCGGCCGGACCGCGTTATCAATCCCGGCCGTCGTCACCGTGGTGGTCGCGATGATCGCCTGGACCGTCGTCCGCAATCTGCCGGGCTTCCCCTTGATGCCAACAATTTCCGGCGGTTAG
- the trpB gene encoding tryptophan synthase subunit beta has product MADLSRPGLPRTSAAIAEPTRHEPDSGGHFGVYGGRYVPEALMAVIEEVTTAYEKERVNQDFLDTLDNLQTHYAGRPSPMYETTRLGEHAGWARIFLKREDLNHTGSHKINNVLGQALLARRMGKTRVIAETGAGQHGVATATACALLGLECVIYMGAVDTARQALNVARMRLLGAHVVSVETGSRTLKDAINEAFRDWVTNADNTYYCFGTAAGPHPFPTMVRDFQRIIGLEARFQIQQQAGRLPDAVVACVGGGSNAIGIFHPFIDDPAVRLVGYEAAGDGVETGRHAATFTGGSPGAFQGSFSYLLQDEDGQTIESHSISAGLDYPGVGPEHAWLKDTGRVQYEPITDSEAMEAFGLLSRMEGIIPAIESAHAVAGALKLGKEMGRGAVIVVNLSGRGDKDVETAAKWFGLMGPSGAQA; this is encoded by the coding sequence ATGGCAGATCTATCCCGCCCGGGTCTTCCGCGCACCAGTGCCGCCATTGCCGAACCCACTCGGCACGAGCCAGATTCGGGAGGACACTTCGGCGTCTACGGAGGTCGTTACGTTCCCGAGGCGCTCATGGCGGTGATCGAAGAAGTCACCACCGCGTACGAGAAGGAACGCGTCAATCAGGACTTCCTGGACACCCTGGACAACCTGCAGACGCACTACGCCGGCCGGCCGTCGCCGATGTACGAAACCACTCGGCTGGGCGAGCACGCCGGGTGGGCGCGGATCTTCCTCAAGCGAGAAGACCTGAACCACACCGGTTCTCACAAGATCAACAACGTGCTCGGCCAAGCGTTGCTGGCCCGCAGGATGGGCAAGACCCGAGTCATCGCCGAGACCGGCGCAGGCCAGCACGGGGTGGCCACCGCAACGGCCTGCGCGCTGCTGGGTCTGGAATGCGTCATCTACATGGGCGCGGTCGACACCGCCCGTCAAGCGCTGAATGTGGCACGGATGCGCCTGCTCGGCGCCCACGTGGTGTCGGTGGAGACCGGTTCCAGGACCCTCAAAGACGCGATCAACGAGGCGTTTCGGGACTGGGTCACAAATGCCGACAACACCTATTACTGTTTCGGCACCGCCGCCGGACCGCATCCGTTCCCCACCATGGTCCGGGATTTTCAGCGAATCATCGGCCTGGAAGCGCGTTTTCAAATTCAGCAACAGGCCGGCCGACTGCCGGACGCGGTGGTGGCGTGTGTCGGCGGCGGCTCCAACGCCATCGGCATCTTCCACCCGTTCATCGATGACCCCGCAGTGCGCCTGGTCGGATATGAGGCCGCGGGTGACGGTGTCGAAACTGGCCGTCACGCGGCAACATTCACCGGCGGCTCACCCGGCGCGTTCCAGGGCTCGTTCTCCTACCTGCTGCAGGATGAAGACGGTCAGACCATCGAATCGCACTCCATCTCAGCGGGTCTGGACTACCCCGGCGTAGGCCCCGAACACGCTTGGCTGAAAGACACCGGACGCGTCCAATACGAGCCCATCACCGATTCGGAAGCAATGGAGGCCTTCGGCCTGCTCAGTCGGATGGAAGGCATCATCCCGGCCATCGAATCCGCGCATGCGGTGGCCGGTGCCCTCAAGTTGGGCAAGGAGATGGGAAGGGGGGCGGTCATTGTGGTGAACCTGTCTGGCCGTGGGGACAAGGACGTCGAGACGGCCGCGAAGTGGTTCGGCCTGATGGGCCCGTCGGGCGCTCAGGCTTGA
- a CDS encoding calcium:proton antiporter, whose protein sequence is MSKRMSWNVVVPPLALVALVLTWGVKVGTVLGLFEAVLLAGGVLAAVHHAEVVAHRVGEPFGSLILAVAVTVIEVALIVTLMVSGGTEAATLARDTVFAAVMITTNGIAGLSLLLGSQRYGVALFNAHGSGTALATVTTLATLSLVLPTFTTSHPGPEFTPGQLTFAALASLSLYLMFVFTQTVRHRDFFLPVGEDGPYEDDGHADPPSRRAALTSLALLLVALVAVVGLAKVESPLVERAVSAIGFPQSFVGVVIATLVLLPETLAAARASRQGRVQISLNLAYGSAMASIGLTIPTIALASLWLSGPLVLGLGATQMALLALTVVVSVLTVVPGRATRLQGELHLMLLAAYMFLEAIP, encoded by the coding sequence ATGTCGAAACGTATGAGCTGGAACGTAGTGGTGCCGCCGCTGGCCCTGGTCGCGCTGGTGTTGACCTGGGGCGTCAAGGTGGGAACAGTGCTGGGCCTGTTCGAGGCAGTGCTGCTTGCCGGGGGCGTGCTGGCGGCGGTCCATCACGCCGAAGTGGTCGCACACCGGGTCGGCGAGCCGTTCGGATCGCTGATATTGGCCGTCGCGGTGACCGTCATCGAGGTGGCACTGATTGTCACGCTCATGGTGTCCGGCGGAACCGAGGCCGCGACGCTGGCGCGCGACACCGTGTTTGCCGCGGTCATGATCACCACCAACGGCATCGCCGGACTGTCGTTGCTGCTGGGTTCCCAGCGGTACGGGGTGGCGTTGTTCAACGCCCATGGCAGCGGCACCGCGCTGGCCACGGTCACCACCCTGGCCACGTTGAGTCTGGTGTTGCCGACGTTCACCACCAGTCACCCGGGCCCGGAGTTCACGCCGGGCCAACTCACCTTCGCCGCGCTCGCCTCCCTGAGCCTCTACCTGATGTTCGTGTTCACCCAAACGGTCCGCCACCGGGACTTTTTCCTGCCGGTGGGCGAAGACGGACCCTACGAGGATGACGGGCACGCGGACCCGCCGAGCCGCCGCGCGGCGCTCACCAGCCTGGCGTTGCTGCTGGTGGCCTTGGTTGCGGTGGTCGGCCTGGCCAAGGTGGAATCGCCGTTGGTCGAGCGCGCGGTATCGGCGATCGGCTTCCCGCAGTCTTTCGTCGGGGTGGTGATCGCGACCCTGGTGCTTCTTCCCGAGACGCTCGCGGCCGCCCGTGCCTCCCGCCAAGGCCGGGTGCAGATCAGTCTCAACCTGGCTTACGGCTCCGCGATGGCCAGCATCGGGCTCACGATTCCCACCATTGCGCTGGCCTCGCTGTGGTTGAGCGGCCCGCTGGTTCTGGGTCTGGGCGCCACGCAGATGGCGCTGCTGGCGCTGACGGTAGTGGTCAGCGTCCTGACGGTGGTGCCCGGCCGGGCCACCCGGCTGCAAGGCGAACTGCACCTGATGCTGCTGGCCGCCTACATGTTCCTCGAGGCCATCCCGTAA
- a CDS encoding peroxiredoxin, whose amino-acid sequence MKTGDTVADFELPDQTGTPRKLSALLADGPVVLFFYPAAMTPGCTKEACHFRDLAQEFAAVGANRVGISADPVHKQAKFADMQGFDYPLLSDTEGAVAAQFGVKRGLLGKLMPVKRTTFVIDTDRTVLDVIASEFSMDSHADKALATLRARSSA is encoded by the coding sequence ATGAAAACTGGTGACACGGTGGCGGACTTCGAACTTCCCGACCAGACCGGCACGCCGCGCAAACTGAGCGCGCTACTCGCCGACGGGCCCGTGGTGCTGTTCTTCTACCCCGCCGCGATGACTCCCGGATGCACCAAGGAAGCCTGCCACTTCCGCGACCTGGCGCAGGAGTTCGCCGCCGTCGGCGCCAACCGTGTCGGTATCAGCGCCGATCCGGTGCACAAGCAAGCCAAGTTCGCCGACATGCAAGGCTTCGACTACCCGCTGTTGTCGGACACCGAGGGCGCCGTCGCCGCCCAGTTCGGCGTCAAGCGGGGCTTGCTGGGCAAGCTGATGCCGGTCAAGCGCACCACCTTCGTCATCGACACCGACCGCACGGTGCTCGACGTCATCGCCAGCGAATTCAGTATGGACAGCCACGCCGATAAGGCGTTGGCCACGCTGCGCGCGCGGTCCTCGGCCTAG